A region of the Methylobacterium nodulans ORS 2060 genome:
GGGTGGGACGGTACGCCGGGGGCTGCAGGTCGCAGCGCCGGCGGGCCGCCCTCCGCGCCTCGATCGGCCCTGAGGTGCGTGGAAGCGGCCACACACTTCAGGTTCGATTTTAGACCGCGTCAGCCCGCGCGAGGATGCCCGCTTCCTCTTTCCCGGACGACTGCAGCGTCAGCGGAATGCGACCCGGGAGCCAGCACAAGACATCGCGCAGCGACCGCTTGTCGGCCACGCTGGAGACAACCGGAGCCGCTTCGCGGCGAGTCGTTGTGCTGGGTCCCGGATCTGCTTCCGCTAACGCTGCAGTCGTGCAGGCCCGAACGAGCCCGGAAAGAGGGAGCGGGACAGAGGCGGAGAATCCGGGATGGGGCGGAGACCCTCTGATCCGGTCTGCGGACGCTCCGTTCGGAGATCGTCTCAGACGGCGCGGCGCAGGTCGCCGCCCGGGACGGCGTAGAGGTCCTGGAGGCGGCGCGCCGACCGCGTCCAGTCGCCGATTTCGAGCGCCATCCGGTGCGCGGCCAGCGACAGCCGCGCCCAGCTCTCCGGCGGCACGCGCGCGGCGGCGGCAAGGGCCTCGGCGACGCCCTGTCCCGAGAGCGTCCCGACCACGAAGCCGGCGCCGAAGCGCTCGACCGCCGCGCCGAGACCGGTCGCCCGCGACACGATCAGCGGCAGGCCGTTCAGCGCCGCCTCGAGGGCGCCGATCGGCTGGCCGTCGAAGCGCGAAGACTGGACGAAGAAATCCCAGCTCTGCAGGGTCTGGATCTTGTCCTCTCCGAAGACAGGACCACCCACCGCGACCGTGTCGGCGACCCCCTGGCGCTCCGCCAGGGCGCGCAGCTCGTCGTCCTCCGTGCCGTCCCGCCCCAGCCCGGCAAGCATGAGCCGCCCGGCTCCTCCCGCCGCGCGATGCCGGCCGAAGCCCTCGATGAGGAGGTCGAGCCCCTTGTGCCGCAGGGCGTAGCGGCCGCAGAAGCCGAAGGTCGGATAGCCTGCGGAGGGGCGCTCGCGCACCGGCCAGGCCGGCTGCGCGTCGAAGGCGCTCGAATAGCTCGCATTCTCGACGATCTCGACGCGCGCCCGCGGCGCGATCCGATGGATCGTGGCCGCCTCCTGCGGCGTCAGGGCGTGCACGAAGGCCGCGTTCTCCAGGAACCGCCGCTCGAAGACCGACAGGTACAGGGACACGGAGGGCCGGACCGGCCGCAGGTCCTCGTCGAAGACATGGGCGTAGCGCCCGTGGATGGTGACGACGTAGCGCACGCGGCGGCGCATGAGGTCGCGCCCGATCATCGGCAGGACCGGACGCCGGCCGCCATGGATATGCACGATCGTGTCCGGGCCCGCTTGGTCGAGCAGCCCGTCGATCACGCTCGGCGCGGCCTGGACCATGCGGCCGAACAGGCGGTGGCCGACGAGGCGCAGCGGCTGGACGGGGGCCGCCCATTGGCGCAGATCGATGCCCTCCCCGGTCTCGTGCAGCAGGACGATCCGGACCGCGTGGCCCATCCGCAGTTGCTCCCGGGCGAGCCGGCAGGCGGCGTGATGAATCCCGTTCGTCCGTGAATCCTCGGCCTCCTCGAAGACGAGGTGGCGGATGTCGAGCGGCGTCGCGTCTCGGGGCATGGGTGGCGTCACGGTCCGGCGGGCAGGAGGGGCGGGAGGGGCGGCACGCCGAGACGTGCCGCCGGGTCACGGCTCACTCGGCCGCGTGCAGCACCCCGCTCTCGCGCGCGCTCTCGCGCGGACGCGCGAGCTCGGCCTCGATCCACCGGTAGGTCGGGACGAGGCCCTCGCGGATCGAAGTCCGGGGCTCCCAATGCAGCACCTGCCGGATCAGGGCGTTGTCGCTGTTGCGGCCGCGCACGCCCTGCGGCTTCGAGCGGTCGTACCGCTTGGCCACCTGCTTGCCGGCGATCTCGGCCGCGATCTCGACGAGATCGTTGATGCTGATCATCTCGTCGGTGCCGAGGTTGAGGGGCGCGCCGTAGTCGGACTGCATCAGGCGGAACAGCCCTTCCACGCAATCGTCGATATACATGAAGGAGCGCGTCTGCAGCCCGTCGCCCCAGACCTCGATCTCACCGCCGTCGGGGCAGAGCGCGACCTTGCGGCAGATGGCGGCCGGCGCCTTCTCGCGACCGCCCTCATAGGTGCCGAGCGGCCCGTAGACGTTGTGGAACCGGACCACCCGCGTCGGGATATTCCAGTCCTCCGTCATGTATTGGCACAGTTTCTCCATGTAGATCTTTTCCAGCCCATAGCCCTCTTCGGGCAGGGCCGGCCATGCCATGTCCTCGCGCAGCGGCGTGACGTCCGGAGAGGTCTGCAGGTTGGTCGGGTAGATGCAGGCCGAGGACGAGAACAGGAAGCGTCCGACTTTGCTGTCGCGGGCCGCCTTGGCCATGTGCGCGCTGATCAGTGTGTTGTTGAGGGTGATCTCGGCGTGGGACCCGCTGATGAAGCCGATGCCGCCCATATCGGCGGCGAGATGGTACACCTCCTCCATCCCCTGGGTGACGCTCTGGCAGGCATCGTGAAGGCGAAGATCGCAGCGGATGAACTCGTGCGCCCGCGACTCCTGGAATTGCGGATACTTGAGATCGACCGCCCGGACCCAATAGCCGCGGCCGACCAGATAATTAACAAGATGGTGGCCAATGAACCCGCCGGCCCCCGTAACGAGAACAGTCTTCATGACGGTCCGTCCTCTCCTGCATCGCACACAGGGAAGTCGTGACATGACCGTGAGGGACCGCGCCATTTCGCATGCGGGCTACGACCGAATCGCCGCCCGCCCTCTCCTCTTGCGGCAGTGCATGCAGGGACAATCGCGGCGCGCGGGACCGGCCGGTCGCCGGCCCGCCTCCCGCGCGCGACTGCCCCATTTTGGGACTCAGGTCAATCGAATGTATTCGCCGCCACGCCACACTGTCGCCAAATTTCGGCATTTCAGCTTAACCTTAGTTAGATATCAAAAATCAAAATCAGACCTCGGAAGAATGTACGTCTGCGTACCAATTCAGTGAGATTGTACTTGTAAGTACGATCATGGCCGCCTCCGCCCTCCCTTGGAGGTCCGCGCCTGCACAATCGAATCGTGTTCGACGCGACACCGCCTGAGCGGGCGATGTCGGTCGGAGTTCCGTGCGCGATGCACGGATCAGAGCCTGGTCGCCTCCCGCGGCCGGGATGGATGCCTGCGGCTCAAGGCCGGGGCCAGCGAAACATCACAGGAGAAACGATGCGGTTTTCGACTCGCGACAACACCGATGCCCTCGACGGATTCTGGCACCACCTGAATCGGCGCTGGCGCGCCCATGCAGGTTCCGATCCGGCCGCGTCGGATTCGAGCCTTCCCGCCACGTCCGACACCACCGAGTCGACCGCGGCAGCATCGGATCCCGTTGTCACGCCCGCCGACACCACCGCACCGACGACTCCGTCGGTCACCGAAGAGCCCGCAACCACGACGCAGCCCGCCGCGACGGCACCGGCCATCACCGACCCCGTGACCACTTCCACGACGACGGTCACCACCGATCCCGTGGCTGCGACCGCTCCCACGACGACGGTCACCACCGATCCCGTGGCTGCGACCGCTCCCACGACAACAGCCACCACCGATCCCGTGGCTGCGACCGCTCCCACGACGACGGTCACCACCGATCCCGTGGTCGCGACCGCTCCCACGACGACGGCCACCACCGATCCCGTCGCCGCGACCGCTCCCACGACGACGGTCACCACCGACCCCGTGATGGCAGCGCCCTCCACGACCTCCACGGGCGGGACGCCTGTCGCGCTCACGCGCCACGACGGCACGGTCGTCGCGCATAGCGGGGATGTCATCAAGGACCTCGACATCTACGTCAACAGCGGGGACGGCATCCAGCTCGACAACGCCGACAACGTCACCATCAGCAACGTCCGCATCCACTACAACGGCGCGGGCGGCGCGGCCGAGGGCAGCGGCATCTCGGCCATGGGGGCCGACGGCCTGAAGATCGACCACGTGGAGGTCTTCAACGCCGGGGCGCCGGCATCCGGCGCCGAGGTGAATGCGGAGCATTACGGCCTCGCGCTGTACAGCAGCCCCGGGGCCCAGATCAGCGGCGTCACCACTCATGACGCCTCCACGGGCATCTACCTGCAGGACTCGCCGCAGGCCCTGCTGACCGGGATCGAGGGTTACAACGCCCGCGGCCCCGAGCCCCGCGGCCAGCTGGTGCAGTTCAACCGCTCGGGCAACAGCACCCTGGACACGTTCTACACCTACAACGACCTTGAGAAGTCCTTCACCGAGGACAACATCAACGTCGGCAGCAGCAACAACGTGACCATCAAGAACGGCCTGATCGACGGCAACAACTCGCCGAGCGGTCAGGGCATCATCTTCGAGGAATCGACCGGCGGGCACGTGCAGAACGTCGACGCGGTCCACATGGGCAACGGGGCGTTCGCCGACATGACCGGCGGCAACAGCTTCGACCACGTGCGGTCGTTCGACAACTTCAACACCAACGCGCCCAGCCGCGGCCAGCCGCTGTCGGGCGGCCTGATCTTCGCGCTGGCGAACGGCACCTCCGTCACCAGCGCGTCGTACCAGAACCCGGCCAACCCGAGCAACATCGCCTACGGCGCCGGGTACGAGAACGGGCAGTTCAGCGGCACGTTCGACGCCCACGAGGTCACCGGCCAGACGCCGATGGCCGCCTATCACAACACCTTCGGCTGGGCCTGAGGTCCGGAGGAAGGCGACGCGGCCGCCGCCCTGCGCGGCGGCCGCTCCCGTCGATTTCCCGTCCGTCCGCAGCCTCAACGCGCCTGACCGACATGATGGTCTCGACCGACCTCATGGGTCCGGATGGTGGCCCGGATCCGCTTCTCCTGGACGAACTCTAGAAGGGGCCAATCAGCCGCCGGTACTCGCTCTCGGCGGTGCCGTAGCCTTCCCCCGCCACGATGACGAGCCGCGCGCGGTCGAGAATGGTGATCCGGCCGCGGCTCGTGGCGATCGCCTCGATCCGCTCCAGGTTGTGCAGTGCGGCCGTGATGCCGGGCCGGTGCGTGCCGAGGATCAGGGCGAGCGCCTCGTGGGTCAGGGCGATCTCGTTGCCGGTGAGCCGGTCCATCGCCTGGAGCAGCCACAGCGCGAGCCGCTCGTCGAGCTTGTTGCGGCGGCACACCAGGGCGGCCTGGTAGCCCCAGATCAGCACGACCTGCACGTAGCGCATCAGGATCTCGTGCAGGAGGCTGCTCTGCATGACGAGGCGGTGCAAGCCACCGGCCCCGATTCGCAGAGCGCTTCCGGCCACGCGCACCTGGACGTCGTGGGGCGCGCGTTCGACGCCGAGCACCGGCGCGGTGCTCACCATCCCCTCGCGCCCGACGACGAGCGTGTCGAGGACGCCGCGACCGCCCACATTGAAGATGACGGAGACGATCCCGCTTTCGGGAAAGTAGACGTGGCTGATCGGCTCGTTGGCGGTCACGATCCGCTGGCCCGCCTCCAGGACGACCTCCTCGAACATCGGCCGGATCCGGTCGAAGCTCTCGGCGGGCAGCGCCCGCAGCAAACGGTTCTGCACCTCAGGCTCCCGCAGGGGCGTGGACCAGACGGACATCACTCCCGCTCCGGTCGCATCGGAGGTCCGCCGCAGCGCTCCGAATCGGGCGCCGGATGCGATCCGGCCGGATGAAATCCGGGACGGGCCGGCCTCCCGGCCGGGAACTCTGCGCGCCCGCCCCGCGACCGGATGCGGCGCCCCGGCCGCCGCCCGGCGCGGCGGACGAGCCCGATCAGCCGGGAATGCGCCACGGGTCCCTCCCCCCGGCGGCGACGCGGCTGGGTTCGGGCGGCAAGGGGCTGGCCCTGCGGGCCGTTCCCTGCGCCTCCCGGGCGGCGAGAACGCGCAGATAGGCGCGAAGCGCCTTCTCGGCGGCGGCCTCCCAGGTGAAGCCGCCGGCCACGCGCAGGCGGGCGCACTCGCCCATCCGGCGCAGACGGTCCCGGTCGGCATCGAGCTCCGCGAGGCTCGCGCGCAGCGCCTCGGCGTCGCCCGCCGGGACGAGCCGGCCGCAAGCAGCGTCGATCTGATGCGGGATGCCGCCGACCGCCGAGGCGAGCACCGGCCGCCCATGCGCCATGGCCTCGAACACCACCAGGGGCAGCGTGTCCGCGAGGGTCGGGAAGACGAACAGGTCGCAGCGCCGCAGCAGGGCACCGACCTCTGCGTCCGACAGGCGCCCCGTCACGATGATGCGCTGCTGAGGCCCCGCCGCCGCGAGCGCCCCGGCGTAATCGACCTCCGGGCGCGTCTCGCCGCCGACGACGAGCGTGAAGGGCTGCGTCAGGCCAAGCACGCTGCGCAGCAGCACGGGCAGTCCCTTGTTGGGGGTGTGATTCGCCAGGAACATGCAGGTGAGCGGCGCGTCGGGCTCAGGGAGCCCGAGCCCGAACCGCTCCCAGATGGCGCGGTCCTCCTCCGGATCGCCTAAGGGCGGCAGCCTCACCCCGTTGGGCACGAGGTCGATGGTCTCGCCCGCGAAACCCATGCGGCGGATGATGTCGAAATCGGCCGGCGACAGGGCCAGGATCGCGTCGGCCCCCCGCACCGTGTCGGCGACGGGCGACTGCACGAGGTGCCGCCAGGCCGCGCGCTGCAGGGCCCCGAAGCCGTAGATCGTGGCGCCGTTGGCGATCTCGTTGAAGCCATGCGTCGAGACGACGTAGGGGATGCCTGCGGCGCGGCAGGCGCGCGCGATTCGCCGCATCTCCAGGGCCGGCATCGGATTGTGGAGATGGACGAGGTCGTAGGCGCCCGGGCGAATCGCCTGCGGAATGTCCGAGCGGTAGAACGGCGTGCGGTGCCGGTTCGCGAGGCGGGACCAGGGGAGGCCCGGGGGGAGCCCCGTCCGCACCGGCAGGCGGCGGCAGCCCTGGGGCGCATCGGCGCCGCCCATCATGCTCGCCACCGTTACCGAACAGGCCCCGGCCAGGGCGGCGCTCAACGTCTCGCCCGCGCGGGCCCCGCCGCTGACCGAGAGATGGGGAGGCACCACGATGGCGGAGAGAACGCGGATCATGGGCGGTTTCCTCAGGGGGAGCAGGCGCGGGGCGTCCCGGCCTCGGCAGGTTCTGGAACGGTGCCCCGCAGTTCTCCGGCAGGAGCCTGCGCCACGCGACAATCCCAGCAGGCGGCGATGGCTGTCCGGCGGGTGACCCCGCGACCGACGCGACACGGTATCAGGTGAGCGGCGGAGCCCTCCGTGGGCTCCGCCGCGGTTCGTTCAGGTGCGGGCGTAGATGTCCTCGATGCGGACGATGTCGTCCTCGCCGAGATACTCGCCGTGCTGCACCTCGATGATCTCGACCGGCGTATTGCCGAAGTTCTCCAGGCGGTGGACGGCCCCGAGCGGGATGTGGGCGTGCTGGTTCGGTCCGAGTTCCTGAACCTCGTCCCCGATCGTGACCCGGGCACGCCCGGTGACCACCACCCAGTGCTCGGCCCGGTGGCGGTGCTTCTGGAGCGACAGGCGGCCGCTCGGGCGCACGACGATGCGCTTGACCTGGAACCGGCTGCCGGCATCGAGCACCTCGTACCAGCCCCAGGGGCGGTGCACGCGCGGATGCGTCTCGGCCTCCGGCCGCCCCCGGCTCTGCAGGCTCGCGACGATCTCCTTGACCTCGCCCGCCCGGCGCCGGTCGGCCACCAGGATCGAATCCGTGCTCGCCACCACCACGATGTCCGACAGGCCGAGCACGGAGGTCAGCGGGCCGTCGCTCGACACGTAGCAGCCACGGGCGTCGTGCATCTCCACCTCGCCCCGCACGACGTTGTCGTCGGGATCGCCCTCGCCGAGGGCCCAGAGCGCCTCCCAGTTGCCGACATCCGACCAGCCGCAGGACATCGGGACGACCGCCGCCCGCTCCGTGTGCTCGAAGACCGCATAGTCGACCGACAGGCGCCGCGCCCGCGCGAAAGCCTCGGCGTCGAGGCAGACCGTGCCGACGTCCCGCCGCGCCTGCGCCACCGCAGCCTCCACTGCCGCGGCCGTCTGCGGATCATGGCGCTCGTACTCGCCGATCAGCGCCCCGGCCCGGAACAGGAAGTTGCCGGAATTCCAGAGGAAGCCGTCGAGGAGATAGGAAGCGGCCCGTTCCGCGCCGGGCTTCTCGGCGAAGCGGGAGACCCGCCAGGCCCCCTCCCCCACCGCCTCGCCGGGCTGGATGTAGCCGTAGGCGGTGGCGGGATGCGTCGGCGTCACCCCGAAGGTCACCAGATGATCCGACAGGGCTGGGTCGATGCCGGCGACCACCGCCTCCCGGAAGGCGCCCTCATCCTGGACCATCTGGTCGGAGGCGAGCACCAGCACCAGCGTATCCGCGTCCTCGCGGGCGATCTCGCAGGCGCCCGCCAGGATCGCCGGACCCGAATCCCGGCGCTCGGGCTCGATCAGGATATCGGCCTGCACGCCGATCTCCGCGAGCTGCTCCTCGACGAGGTAGCGGTGCAGGGCGTTCGTGACGACGAGGGGGCGCTGGGTGGCCCCGAGCTGCACGGCGCGCATCATCGTCTGCTGGAAGGTCGACCTCTCACCAACGAGGATCGCGAACTGCTTCGGCAGCGAGGCGCGCGACACCGGCCACAACCGCGTCCCGTTGCCCCCGCACATGATGAGCGGCCTGATCCCGGTCATACTTGTCTCCCGCCTGAGTACCGCTGTTTTTTCGGCTTCTGCTCCCAGCTATGCTTCAATTTCCGAGCCAGAGTTGAAATGGAGATTCGGTATTAAATTAGCTATATCAACTATATCGCTAGATCCCGACGGGCTGCCCCGACCGGCTGCCGGCTCCGGTCGCCTCATCCCAGCGGGCCTTCGGCTCGGGCCGTCGGGACCAAGTCCTTGCTGCGGCGCGCTTGCGCCGGATCGGCATCCATCGCGGCGCAGGAGCGCTCCGGAATCCGCCCGGGAGAAGCGGACACCAGTTCTCCGGCACCTTTTCCCCGTCCGGCCAAACGCAGATCGGGACCGGAGCGTCTGCCGGATGCTGCGATGAGCATCCGACGGGCACTAGCGGAGCTCCGTCCCGGGCTGCGCCGCGCTGGTCCGAACCGCCCTGGCCTCGGGTTCGCGGCGCACATCGACGATGTCGCCCGGCATCAGGGGCGTGTTCGCGTCGGCCGCGATCGTCTCGGTCCGCCCGTCCTGGGTGCGGGTGATGACGACCCGGCGGATCACCTCGTTGGTCTCGGGCGCGACCAGGGCGCCTGCGACCTGCAACCGGGCGGCCCGGATCTCGCGGGCGCTCGAGAGCTGCGTCTCCGTCTCGGTCAGCCGCGTCGTCGCCTCCTGCATTTCCGCGAGGATGCGACGCTGATAGGTGTCCTTCATCTCCTGCAGCCGCAGGGCAAGGTCGCCGAGTGCGAGATCGAGCCGCGCGAGATCGGAGTTGAGGCGGGCGATCGTGCCCTTGTTGCGGGCCTCCTCGCGCTGGAACTCGATGCCCTGGTAGCGCCGGGCCAGCCCGTTGGCCATGAGCTTCTCGTAATCCTCCATATGGGCCTGGATCAGCCGCAGCTGCGTCTCCTCGGCGGTGCGCTGGGCCTGCACCCCGACGATCTCGGCCTCGATGCGCGGCTTCTGCGCCTGCAGCATCTCGAGGGACTGGAGCAGGGCGCCGCGCTGCGCCGTGAGGATCTGGCGCTCCTCCGCCAGGATCGGGGCGGCGGCGGGGTCGCGCTCGAGGTCGGGAGGCGGGCGGAACCCCTCCTCGTTGCGCCGCTGGGCCTCAAGGCGCGCCCGCCGGATCCGATAGAGGCGGCGATTGGCTTCGAGCACCCGGACGCGCTCGTCCGCCAGCAGGAATTCCGTCTGCTGCGCGACCTGGACCTGCTCGGGGCGCGCGAAGCCACCCGCGAGCGCGATGCCGCTCAGCACCGACGCGCCGGGGCGGAAGGGATAGCTCCCGGGCAGACGCACGTCGCCGAGCACGTAGATCGGCCGCATCTCCATGATCCGCAGGCTCACCACCGGCTGCTGGATGTAGCCGTCGGCGAGGCGGGCGACGACCTGCTTCTGGGCCTCCGGCAGCGTGCTGCCCGAGACGGGCACCTCGCCGATCAGCGGCAGGAACAGGTTGCCGTCGGTGCCGACGGAGTACTCCCCGGAGAGCTCGGTCTGACCGAAGACCGAGAGGGCGATGCGGTCGCCCGGCGCCAGCCGGTATCCGGATTCCTGCGCCGGCGCGGGCCCGGCGAGCACGCACAGGCTGGCCAGGAGAAGCGCCGCGCGCGCGAAGGGCACCGTCGGGACGGGCAGGGTCATGACCATGGCGGGATCGCTCGCAGCCGTCGTGAGGAAGGCCGGACCCCCAACCGGATCGCCCGACCGCCACGCATGCTAGCGGCACGCGGCAGCGCTCCGGCATCGCCCTTCCGATGAGCGGGCGCACTCCTTGGTGTTAGGGCGGCCGCCGGCCGGCCCCGCCCGCTCCGGGCCGGGCCCGCGAGTTCACGGCCCAGCTTCGCAAGTCAGGACCAAGCGTATTACGGCGCGTCGACTTCTTTCGGAGTGCATCTCCACCGAATGCGCCAGTTGTCGCGCGAGGCCGGCCAGCGCCATGCTTGAAGCGTAACTCGAAACCCTCGAACCAGAGTCGCCGGTGCGGGCCGCTTCAGCTTGAGGGCGGCGCGATCACGGGTGCGGTGCTGGTCCCGGCGCGGTCAATCTCGGCAGCGAAGGATCGTTGAACATGAAGCGCATTCTCGTGACCGGCGGCGCCGGCTTCATCGGCTCGCATCTCTGCGAACGGCTGCTGAAGCAGGGCAATGAGGTTCTCTGCGTCGACAACTTTTTCACGGGCACGCGCGCCAATTGCGAGCCCCTGCTCGGCAATCCATCCTTCGAGCTCTTGCGCCACGACGTGACCTTTCCCCTCTACGTCGAGGTCGACGAGATCTACAATCTCGCCTGCCCCGCATCGCCGATCCACTATCAGCGCGATCCGGTCCAGACGACCAAGACGAGCGTCATGGGGGCGATCAACATGCTGGGCCTCGCCAAGCGGCTGCGCGTGCGGATCCTCCAGGCCTCGACGAGCGAGGTCTACGGCGATCCGGACGTCCACCCGCAGCCCGAGGGCTATTGCGGCTACGTCAACATCGCGGGCCCGCGCGCCTGCTACGACGAGGGCAAGCGCTGCGCCGAGACGCTGTTCTACGACTACCAGCGCCAGCACCGGATGTCGGTGCGCATCGCGCGGATCTTCAACACCTACGGCCCGCACATGCATCCGCAGGACGGGCGCGTCGTCTCCAACTTCATCATCCAGGCGCTGACCCACCAGCCCATCACCATCTACGGCGACGGCTCGCAGACGCGGTCCTTCTGCTACGTGGACGACCTCGTCGAGGGATTGCTGCGCCTGATGGCCCTCGACGAGGAGCCAGGCGGAGCGGTCAATCTCGGCAACCCGGTCGAGACGACGGTGCTGGCGCTCGCCGAGCGCATCGTCGCCCTGTGCAACTCGCGCTCGACGATCACCTGCCATCCTCTGCCGCAGGACGACCCGCGGCGGCGCTGCCCCGACATCTCCCGGGCGCGCGACCTCCTGCATTGGGCCCCGCGGGTCGAGCTCGATAGCGGGCTCACCCGGACCATCGCGTATTTCGACGGGCAGCTCGCCCGCAATGCCGCGTCGGTGCAGATGCTGCGCCGCGCAGGCCCGCATGCGAGTGCGCAATGAGGGCCGCGGCGAACGAGAGCGCCCGCCCCTGGGAGCAGGAGCGGGCCCCGGTGCTGGGCGTCGGGGTGAGCGTCATCACCCTGCCGGATGCCGTCCTCGCCCTCGACGCCTTCGTGCGGGCCAAGCGCCCGCACTACGTCTGCATCACCGGCGTGCACGGCGTGATCGAGTGCCGCAAGGATCCCCGGCTGCGGGCGATCCATGCCGAGGCGGACCTCGTGACGCCGGACGGGGTGCCCCTCGTCTGGATGTCGCGCCTGCTCGGCTACGGCCCGATCGGGCGCGTCTACGGGCCGGACCTCATGCGCGAGGTCATCCGGCTCTCGCCCGCCCTCGGATACCGGCACTTCTTCTACGGGGGCGCCCCCGGCGTCGCCGAGCAGCTCCGCGCGCGGCTGTGCACCGCGGTCCCGGGCCTCTCCGTGGTCGGCATCCACTGCCCGCCCTTCCGGGCGCTCACCCCCGAGGAGGACGAAGCGATCGTGTCCGAGATCAACGCCGCGCAACCCGACATCGTCTGGGTCGGGTTGAGCACGCCCAAGCAGGAGGCCTGGATGGCGGCCCATCGCGGGCGCATCACGGCACCCGTGATGGTCGGGGTCGGAGCGGCCTTCGACTTCCTGGCGGGGACCAAGCGGCAGGCGCCGCGCTGGATGCAGCGCTCGGGCCTCGAATGGCTCTACCGCCTCGCCACCGAGCCACGGCGCCTGGCCGGGCGCTACGGGAAGATCGTGCCGCTCTTCCTCGTCCTGGCGGCGGGCCAGCTTCTGGCGCGCCTGTTCGCACCGGGGCGCGGCGGGCCGGCCAATCCACCGCGCCGGCTGGCCAATGGCAGCTGAGCCGCGAGCGCCCCAGGCTCGCCCGTCGAGCGTCCCCGCCACCGGCTGTTCTTCGAGAGGGTGACCCATGCGGAACGGCAACACGGCAATGTCCTCGGTCGGGACGGTCGCGCGCACGACCCGCGCCGAGCGCCGCCCCGCACGCCGCGGGCGGCGGAGTGTCGTGGCGGGCGCGCTTTTGGCCGGCGATGCCATGGTCGCAATCGCGGCCGCGGTGGCGGCGAGCGGCCTGCTGCAGCTCGGCGGAGTTCCGGTGCAGGCGAATGCGGCGCTCGCCGGGCCACTCACTCTTCCCACCCTGGCGGTTCTCCCCATCTTCGCGGCCCTCGGCCTCTACGGGAGCGACGGCCCGAGCCCTCCGGAGCGGCTGCGGTTGCGCGCCCTCGGCCTCGTCCTCTACGCGATTGCCTGCCTGCTCGTCGCCGCCGGCAGGGTCACGCCGCATCACCTCGGCGCGATCACCCTCGTCGCCGGGCTTCTCCTCGTGCTCGGCTACTACAGCGAATGGGCGGTTCAGCGCGTCCTGATCCGGGCCGGCGCCTGGGGCGCCCCCACGCTCATCATCGGGGCGGACGAGGCGGGTCGCGCCCTCGCCCGCACCCTGCTCGCCCAGCCCGAGCTCGGCCTCAGGCCGATCGGCATCGTCGCCGACCGGATCCCCGAGGCGCCGCCCGAACAGCTGCCGCTCGTCGACTCCCTCGACGCGACGGGCCTCTCCTCCGCGGAGGTGATCGTGTTCTCCTCCTGCGCCGAGCTCGCCCGGCACGACGGGATCCGCAGCGGAGCCGGGCCATCCGCCCGTCTCCTGCTCGCCCAGAGGATCGAGGACCTGCAGGATCTGTGGCTGCAGGTGCGTCCGCTGGGCGGCGCCGTCGGTCTCGAGATCCGGCGCGAACTCTACCGGCCGCGCAATCTGCTGCTCAAGCGGATGCTCGACGGCGTGCTCGCCGGCCTCGGCCTCCTGGTCGTCGCCCCGCTCATCGCCCTGCTGGCGGGTCTGATCACGCTCGCCGATCCGGGGAGTCCGTTCTACGTCCAGGTCCGGGTGGGACGGAACGGGCGCCCGATCCGCGTGCTCAAGCTGCGCACCATGTATCGGGACGCCGAGCAGCGGCTGCGCGACCATCTCGAGGCCAGCCCGGCCGCTCGCGCCGAGTGGCAGCGGTTCTTCAAGCTCGCGGACGATCCCCGCGTGCTCCCGAAGGTGGGGCACTTCCTGCGCCGCAGCAGCCTGGACGAGTTGCCCCAGCTCTGGAACATCCTGCGCGGCGACATGAGCCTCGTTGGCCCGAGGCCGTTCCCGTCCTATCACCTGGACG
Encoded here:
- a CDS encoding exopolysaccharide biosynthesis polyprenyl glycosylphosphotransferase, whose product is MRNGNTAMSSVGTVARTTRAERRPARRGRRSVVAGALLAGDAMVAIAAAVAASGLLQLGGVPVQANAALAGPLTLPTLAVLPIFAALGLYGSDGPSPPERLRLRALGLVLYAIACLLVAAGRVTPHHLGAITLVAGLLLVLGYYSEWAVQRVLIRAGAWGAPTLIIGADEAGRALARTLLAQPELGLRPIGIVADRIPEAPPEQLPLVDSLDATGLSSAEVIVFSSCAELARHDGIRSGAGPSARLLLAQRIEDLQDLWLQVRPLGGAVGLEIRRELYRPRNLLLKRMLDGVLAGLGLLVVAPLIALLAGLITLADPGSPFYVQVRVGRNGRPIRVLKLRTMYRDAEQRLRDHLEASPAARAEWQRFFKLADDPRVLPKVGHFLRRSSLDELPQLWNILRGDMSLVGPRPFPSYHLDGFGPAFRRLRTSVPPGLTGLWQISARSDGDLAVQESQDTYYIRNWSLWLDLYILLATIPAVLGAKGAR